A stretch of the Nitrospirota bacterium genome encodes the following:
- a CDS encoding YeeE/YedE family protein produces the protein MDVVTVGFIISGLFVGLAVGFVLQRGRFCMNSAFRDTIFIKDFTYFRAYIIALVVMIVGANFIQDMGVLRLPRQPFWFLAQVVGGYCFGLGMVLAGGCGSGILYRVGEGLLAAWVAVIGFFLGIATTSYGVLSPLFRWLRSYQWNIRGKFAPGLEDLVGGGVTTKWVIIAILVVLAAAFVMKGKPFAFGKQKGMFWSVTGLAIGLLGIFAFYASNKWGGFPRGLSFTTPLRDAFYAILNGNSLAPPPFKMHKLGPWLITWPAIYVIGVPLGSYLSARVLKEFTWKVPPATELLTVFFGSLLMGFGATVGGGCNVGQALTGFSTLSVGSIVGSIFIILGNWTMVYFKFIKPMGDLDLD, from the coding sequence ATGGACGTTGTTACCGTAGGGTTTATTATTTCGGGCCTGTTCGTGGGCCTGGCGGTGGGCTTCGTGCTTCAGCGGGGCAGGTTCTGTATGAATTCCGCGTTCCGGGACACGATTTTCATCAAGGATTTCACCTACTTCCGCGCCTACATCATCGCCCTGGTGGTCATGATCGTGGGGGCGAACTTCATCCAGGACATGGGGGTCCTGCGCCTCCCGCGGCAGCCGTTCTGGTTTCTGGCCCAGGTAGTGGGCGGGTACTGTTTCGGACTGGGCATGGTTCTGGCCGGGGGGTGCGGAAGCGGCATCCTTTACAGGGTGGGCGAAGGTCTCCTGGCGGCCTGGGTGGCCGTCATCGGCTTTTTCCTGGGCATCGCCACCACGTCCTACGGCGTTCTGAGCCCCCTGTTCAGGTGGCTTCGCTCCTATCAGTGGAACATCCGGGGGAAGTTCGCTCCCGGTCTTGAGGACCTCGTGGGGGGCGGGGTGACGACCAAATGGGTAATCATAGCCATCCTGGTCGTCCTGGCCGCGGCCTTCGTCATGAAGGGCAAGCCCTTTGCCTTCGGCAAGCAGAAGGGGATGTTCTGGTCGGTGACGGGCCTCGCGATAGGCCTGCTGGGCATCTTTGCCTTCTATGCATCCAACAAGTGGGGAGGTTTCCCCCGGGGCCTGAGCTTCACCACGCCCCTGAGGGACGCCTTTTACGCCATTTTGAACGGCAATTCCCTGGCTCCGCCCCCGTTCAAGATGCACAAGCTCGGTCCCTGGCTCATCACGTGGCCGGCGATCTACGTCATCGGCGTGCCCCTGGGGTCTTATCTGAGCGCGCGGGTTCTCAAGGAATTCACCTGGAAAGTCCCCCCCGCGACGGAGCTCTTGACGGTCTTCTTCGGCAGCCTCCTCATGGGCTTCGGCGCCACCGTGGGGGGCGGCTGTAACGTGGGACAGGCGCTCACCGGGTTTTCCACTCTCTCGGTGGGAAGCATTGTGGGCTCCATTTTCATCATCCTGGGCAACTGGACCATGGTGTACTTCAAGTTCATCAAGCCCATGGGCGACCTGGACCTCGATTAG
- a CDS encoding DsrE family protein → MKLGILVTTDRHREHVLGLARAALARGHQVAVFSMDEGIRLLRDPEYRRLCGLPGVQMAFCDLSTKQYGVSKEGVPGEIVCGSQYDNARMMHDADRVVAL, encoded by the coding sequence ATGAAGCTCGGCATTCTGGTCACGACGGACCGCCACCGGGAACATGTGCTGGGGCTGGCCAGGGCGGCCCTCGCCCGGGGCCACCAGGTGGCCGTTTTCTCCATGGACGAGGGCATACGGCTCCTCCGGGACCCGGAGTACAGACGGCTCTGCGGGCTCCCCGGCGTGCAGATGGCGTTTTGTGACCTCAGCACCAAGCAGTACGGCGTCTCCAAGGAGGGCGTCCCCGGGGAAATCGTCTGCGGGAGCCAGTACGACAACGCCAGGATGATGCACGATGCCGACAGGGTCGTCGCCCTCTGA
- a CDS encoding glycosyltransferase family 39 protein, with translation MPSRKGTSGRSEGAYLLLLSALSLLVPLALYRLRFLDDNRLTSWRWVFGHVDPLPVFLAVAGGIAAAFFLSRLRLPGPGLLFVVSFAVGAVFWPEPEVLVDASRYFTQAKHLSVYGPGYFLAQWGRGIEAWTDLPLVPFLYGWGFRVFGEHRAVVQAMGAAMFAGTVSLTALIGRELWDEKVGDAAGLLLLASPYLLTQVPLMLVDVPSMFFLTLALYLALRALDRGGPLWVVLSALGILAALLSKYSLWLMLTVMAPVFLVAAWKRPWPAARRAFLIGAVVLGGAGAFFLFYRGVVLGQMDLLMHFQRRGLTWWTESYVSTFLFQTHPYVSIAALYSVFVALRNRDGRYLVAAWLPALILLAQVQRSRYTVPVLPMLTLLAAYGLADVGTERLRRFIVHAAIFASVSLGALGFLPFLEKNDMVNLKLAGHALDSLKGRAVRVFTLPQQSMVNPAVAVPLLDLYTRKDILYDYVPAPPVAEGRILSSPLRFTWTYRNPPYYKDGAGRMPLLAVITPGGVEPVEQRLEAYELINKFNVSSGLYRFRPYVRIYRLKLPH, from the coding sequence ATGCCGTCTCGGAAAGGGACTTCGGGCCGCTCCGAAGGGGCCTATCTTCTTTTGCTCTCGGCCCTCTCCCTCCTTGTTCCCCTGGCCCTTTACCGCCTGCGCTTTCTCGACGACAACAGGCTGACGAGCTGGCGGTGGGTCTTCGGGCATGTGGACCCGCTGCCGGTCTTCCTGGCGGTGGCCGGAGGGATTGCCGCCGCCTTTTTCCTCTCCCGCCTGAGGCTCCCGGGGCCCGGGCTCCTCTTCGTCGTCTCCTTTGCCGTGGGGGCGGTATTCTGGCCCGAGCCGGAGGTCCTGGTGGACGCCTCCCGGTACTTCACCCAGGCCAAGCACCTGTCGGTATACGGGCCGGGGTATTTCCTCGCCCAGTGGGGCAGGGGCATCGAGGCCTGGACGGACCTCCCCCTGGTGCCTTTTCTCTACGGGTGGGGGTTCAGGGTTTTCGGAGAGCACCGCGCCGTGGTGCAGGCCATGGGGGCGGCGATGTTTGCCGGGACGGTCTCCCTCACCGCCCTCATCGGGCGTGAGCTCTGGGACGAAAAGGTCGGAGATGCGGCGGGCCTTCTTCTGTTGGCCTCTCCCTATCTCCTGACACAGGTCCCGCTCATGCTGGTGGACGTGCCCTCCATGTTCTTTTTGACGCTGGCCCTGTACCTGGCCCTGAGGGCCCTTGACCGGGGCGGCCCGCTCTGGGTGGTCCTTTCGGCCCTGGGCATCCTGGCCGCCCTTCTGTCCAAATACTCCCTGTGGCTCATGCTCACCGTCATGGCGCCGGTCTTCCTGGTGGCGGCCTGGAAGCGTCCCTGGCCCGCCGCGAGGCGGGCCTTCCTCATCGGGGCCGTTGTGCTGGGCGGGGCGGGTGCTTTTTTCCTTTTCTATCGCGGAGTGGTCCTTGGGCAGATGGACCTTCTCATGCACTTTCAGCGGCGGGGCCTCACGTGGTGGACCGAGAGCTATGTGTCCACGTTTCTTTTCCAGACCCATCCCTACGTGAGCATCGCCGCCCTCTATTCGGTCTTTGTAGCCCTGCGAAACCGGGACGGCCGGTACCTGGTGGCCGCCTGGCTGCCGGCGCTCATCCTGCTCGCGCAGGTGCAGAGAAGCCGCTACACGGTACCCGTCCTTCCCATGCTCACCCTGCTGGCGGCCTACGGCCTTGCCGACGTGGGGACGGAGCGCCTGCGGCGGTTCATCGTGCACGCCGCCATTTTTGCCTCGGTGTCCCTCGGAGCCCTGGGCTTTCTGCCCTTCCTCGAGAAAAACGACATGGTTAACCTCAAGCTGGCCGGCCATGCGCTGGACTCCCTCAAGGGGCGAGCGGTGCGGGTCTTCACCCTCCCGCAGCAGAGCATGGTCAACCCGGCCGTGGCCGTTCCGCTCCTGGACCTGTATACGCGAAAGGACATACTGTACGACTACGTGCCGGCGCCTCCGGTTGCCGAGGGGAGGATTCTCTCCTCGCCGCTGAGGTTCACGTGGACCTACCGGAACCCCCCTTATTACAAGGACGGCGCGGGCAGGATGCCGCTGCTCGCCGTCATTACGCCGGGAGGGGTGGAGCCCGTTGAACAGAGGCTCGAGGCTTATGAGCTGATTAATAAATTTAATGTTTCTTCGGGGCTTTATCGGTTCAGGCCGTATGTTAGGATATATCGGCTAAAGCTTCCACACTGA